The following are encoded in a window of Sminthopsis crassicaudata isolate SCR6 chromosome 3, ASM4859323v1, whole genome shotgun sequence genomic DNA:
- the VWA1 gene encoding LOW QUALITY PROTEIN: von Willebrand factor A domain-containing protein 1 (The sequence of the model RefSeq protein was modified relative to this genomic sequence to represent the inferred CDS: deleted 4 bases in 4 codons), producing the protein MIVRAALGLLCLQLALGQSIPEPGPATHSPAAQGDLLFLLDSSASVSYYEFSRVKEFVGQLVQSLPLGSGAVQTSMVLVGSKPTVEFPFDRYRSGAAAQEAVRAAKQLMGDTNTGLALDLAKEQLLTSKAGARPGVRKVLVWVTDGGSSNEAQVPMQALKDMGVTVFIVSTGRGNFLDLSAAASQPPEKHLRFVDVDDLQIIVPELRGSILEAMRPQELHAAEVTSHSFRLVWPPLLSGDSGYYLLEVLPSTNPGAKQSRHLLGNETSWFWDGLEPSTTYKVVLVPESNLHYLAPQTIQVTTSENEGMLGWEGEKSGASGLLTHVPSRPTEEISPSRILISHSKPQSFHVSWAPTPASVLRYEVLYGPLPGGKAQLLEVPATENSTTLDNLSPNTTYLVTVAAVYRSGREKALSAKACTRR; encoded by the exons ATGATTGTCCGGGCGGCCCTAGGCCTCCTCTGCCTGCAGCTGGCTTTGGGGCAGAGCATACCTGAGCCAG GCCCTGCCACACACTCCCCAGCTGCCCAGGGTGACCTCCTCTTCTTGCTGGACAGCTCAGCCAGCGTCTCCTACTACGAATTCTCTCGAGTGAAGGAGTTTGTGGGGCAGCTGGTGCAGTCGCTGCCCTTGGGCTCAGGGGCTGTGCAAACCAGCATGGTACTTGTGGGCAGTAAGCCTACGGTCGAGTTCCCCTTTGACCGGTACCGCTCAGGAGCTGCTGCCCAGGAGGCCGTCCGGGCCGCCAAGCAGCTGATGGGGGATACCAACACCGGGCTGGCCCTGGATCTGGCCAAAGAGCAGCTGCTCACCAGCAAGGCGGGCGCTCGGCCTGGAGTGCGCAAGGTGCTGGTGTGGGTGACCGACGGTGGCTCGAGCAACGAGGCGCAGGTCCCCATGCAGGCACTCAAGGACATGGGGGTGACCGTCTTCATCGTCAGCACTGGCCGAGGCAACTTCCTGGACCTCTCTGCTGCCGCCTCCCAGCCCCCCGAGAAGCACCTGCGCTTTGTGGATGTGGATGACTTGCAAATCATCGTCCCTGAGCTGCGGGGCTCCATCCTTG AGGCAATGCGGCCCCAAGAACTTCATGCTGCT GAGGTGACATCTCACAGCTTCCGCCTGGTATGGCCGCCCCTGCTGTCTGGTGATTCTGGCTACTACTTGTTGGAGGTG CTCCCCAGCACCAATCCTGGCGCCAAGCAGAGCCGCCACTTGCTTGGGAATGAGACCAGCTGGTTCTGGGATGGCCTGGAACCCAGTACCACCTACAAGGTGGTCTTG GTGCCGGAGTCCAACCTACACTACCTGGCCCCACAGACTATCCAAGTCACCACCTCTG AGAATGAAGGGATGCTAGGTTGGGAAGGGGAGAAATCTGGGGCTTCAGGCCTCCTCACACATGTACCCTCACGCCCTACAGAAGAGATCAGCCCATCCCGGATCCTCATCTCCCACTCAAAGCCTCAGAGCTTTCATGTGAGCTGGGCCCCGACTCCTGCGAGCGTGCTCCGGTACGAGGTCCTGTACGGACCCCTGCCTGGGGGCAAAGCCCAACTCCTCGAGGTGCCCGCCACCGAGAACAGCACC ACGCTGGACAACCTGTCTCCCAACACCACCTACCTGGTCACCGTGGCTGCCGTCTATCGCTCTGGCCGAGAGAAAGCTCTGTCGGCTAAAGCTTGTACGCGAAGGTGA